The Rhodothermales bacterium sequence GGTATCGATCGAGCCGTCCGTCGAATCGATGATCAAGCTGTCTCCGCTCACCTGCGAGGTACCAAACCATGCGATCGGATTTCCGAAGATTTCGATCGTCTCGCGGCGTACAGACAACAGATTGTCGCTTCGGGATGAAACGGAATCCCCAACGGCAGACGTCTCCGGATTCCAGATCAACACACTCCCCGCCGCTGACATAGACTCCGTCGAATCGGTCCTGGTCGACTCCAGCGCGTCGCTGCTGATGAGCAACGTGTCTGTCTCCGTGGAATCGTGCCGAACCTGAAACAACAACACGTTCTCCCTGATACGGCGGACGCCGGCCGGATCGTCCGTGAAAGCCCAGTCGCCGACGACAATAGTTACGGATGTCGTATCGATATCCGGCCCCGTACCATCGGTCTCATACGATTCCACGTAGACATTTCCGGAGGCAATCGACACCTCAGTTTCGCGAAGGTAGGTTAGCGAGTCGGCACGCACGTCGGTATCATCCCCATCGAGCACGACGCTCCCCGCAAATTCCGCACGCTTCCGCTCCGACCAGTAGGTGCCCGTGCGACTGGTCAACACAGAAGCGCTGTCCACGAGCGAAACGCCGTCGTTAAACGTAGTGCGTTTTTCGGATGTGTAATATGTTGCTGACGGCGCAGTCACCCTCACCTCCCCGTCCGTCAGCCTAACGTTTCCGGTGGCCCGACCGACTTTGGTGACGCGATCATAAAGAACTGCATCGGAGCGCAACGTATCTCCGCGCTCGAAGATCAGCACGTTGCCCTCGAAGAGAATCTCGTTACGATTCGTGTACTGCGTGGCGCGGTCGGCCAGAAGCACCGTAAGGTCCTGATTGAGCCGAACATCCCCGATCAACATCCGGACGGGCTCACCGTCAATCTCACGGCCCGTCGCAAAGCTCGCACTCAGTTCGACACGCTTCGCCTCCCGATCCCCTTCGTCCTGAGCGAATGCCGTGGGTGCCGAGATCATCTGAAATAGCAGGATGACGCTCGCGACGCTCCCGATTCCTCGTCCTCCAGGGTAGTTCAGCCTATTCGTCGACATATACCTGACCGGTCACGCTCGCTAGACTGTATGACGACAAGTTCTCGGTGGCCTCGAGTTCATACCCCTGAATGTTCTCATCGGGCGTGTAGATGCGTGCAAATCCTGGAGCCCGAATCATGTCCGACTCCTCATCCCAGTTGAGGTGTTCCGTCTCCAACCGCTTGCCGGACTCCGCCAGCACGACGACTGCACCGTAGGCTTCGAAGCGTCGACTCTGCTCCACATAACGTATTTCATCGGCAGTCACCGTGGACGACTTCC is a genomic window containing:
- a CDS encoding organic solvent tolerance protein OstA: MSTNRLNYPGGRGIGSVASVILLFQMISAPTAFAQDEGDREAKRVELSASFATGREIDGEPVRMLIGDVRLNQDLTVLLADRATQYTNRNEILFEGNVLIFERGDTLRSDAVLYDRVTKVGRATGNVRLTDGEVRVTAPSATYYTSEKRTTFNDGVSLVDSASVLTSRTGTYWSERKRAEFAGSVVLDGDDTDVRADSLTYLRETEVSIASGNVYVESYETDGTGPDIDTTSVTIVVGDWAFTDDPAGVRRIRENVLLFQVRHDSTETDTLLISSDALESTRTDSTESMSAAGSVLIWNPETSAVGDSVSSRSDNLLSVRRETIEIFGNPIAWFGTSQVSGDSLIIDSTDGSIDTLRVQENTILADRDSVLDRIHQVSGRNLLGLFFEGGRREMIVGPNAESIYYLRKDNRPDGAVRTSADRIVFELQDDDLKRIRVEDGVEGTYYPEELLPADMELAGFRWVPERRPDREALLANPRLQVEDIPTASSLADRNRTPTVPEIVPAVDEPPATDVAPEPPISVVKSQWVPGTIDTSRRGYTIVVASRSSVKEALDIARSTASGIDLSEYPVDILKALVDSRFAYRVCVGAFANRSAANQALRRLSGAVPADSWILAISPDM